From Oreochromis aureus strain Israel breed Guangdong linkage group 4, ZZ_aureus, whole genome shotgun sequence, a single genomic window includes:
- the ppp1r35 gene encoding protein phosphatase 1 regulatory subunit 35, which produces MSFSSGHSPPPSPLPVPLPFSSSPSLTCCPELNLSVTLGLPPKTSQSQPKPRKLKQSQQSEQAQLKHNPKGQTDRKRNRQVCSKEAVITVTPEPDIDSSSDAPFQDWLRGLRHVVEPPAPTSTHDLSCLERAELNSTLALKTRLQSLQDAQFDSQRAIQQTLQKSESTKNRINARATEEVNVSRSQLLFTSLVSVDVQEDQLITQLLQDKLLRAPPSQCRGRRNTKGPSSLFFITSDLLRQKPLSPEEVPFSRKLSTSACPAHSTFDLYRRQRSWETTP; this is translated from the exons ATGAGTTTCTCCAGTGGCCATTCTCCCCCCCCCTCTCCTCTCCCGGTCCCTCTCCCCTTCTCCTCATCTCCCTCCCTGACGTGTTGTCCTGAACTCAACCTATCGGTCACGCTCGGCCTCCCCCCTAAGACCAGCCAATCACAACCAAAGCCCCGCAAACTGAAACAGAGTCAGCAGAGTGAACAAGCACAGCTGAAGCACAACCCTAAAGGACAGACggacagaaagaggaacagaCAG GTGTGTTCTAAAGAGGCAGTCATCACAGTAACACCAGAGCCTGACATCGACTCCAGCAGTGACGCCCCATTTCAGGACTGGCTGAGAG GCCTCAGACATGTGGTGGAACCTCCTGCTCCAACATCCACTCATGACCTGAGCTGTCTGGAGAGGGCGGAGCTAAATTCCACCCTGGCTCTGAAGACTAGGCTTCAGTCACTGCAG GATGCTCAGTTTGACTCCCAGAGGGCAATTCAGCAAACACTACAGAAGTCAGAGAGCACAAAGAATCGTATTAATGCCAGAGCTACTGAAG AGGTGAACGTCTCTCGCTCTCAGCTTCTCTTCACTTCGTTGGTCAGCGTGGATGTGCAGGAGGATCAGCTGATAACCCAGTTGCTCCAAGATAAGCTGCTGCGAGCTCCACCTTCCCAGTGCCGTGGAAGGAGGAACACTAAAGGGCCCTCCTCCCTGTTTTTCATAACATCTGACCTGCTCAGGCAAAAGCCCCTTTCACCAGAGGAGGTGCCATTCAGCCGTAAGCTCTCCACATCAGCTTGCCCCGCCCACTCGACTTTTGACCTCTACAGACGGCAGCGGTCCTGGGAGACGACACCCTGA